One part of the Vicia villosa cultivar HV-30 ecotype Madison, WI linkage group LG6, Vvil1.0, whole genome shotgun sequence genome encodes these proteins:
- the LOC131613369 gene encoding uncharacterized protein LOC131613369 produces the protein MERKHEDVDWFFCEVSRIVTFLRSSNKRQALLRNKQVAHFANLIEKELVEIVFKDLESDSHSKGEPKSLLLVMQTFVFVVMLHLMVEILSLTNNLSQSLQKGDQDIVHAMELVQICKKKLQEFRDGGWETLYEQVVASCGNVEIDVPDMESRYVKDKKSKRLAPFVTNFHYFKNDCFLHVIDVVLKELNDRFTPENTELINCVACLSPCYSFESFDAESLMRLARFYPNDFEDLTDKELSSELKTYIESVKMDDHFSNLTGISELCRTLVEQRSIRHLGMKYVKNELRSRMANSWLNDCLVKFVEKGVFDTIDDMGIIKRFQGMNKRRMHLRLH, from the exons ATGGAGAGAAAGCATGAAGATGTTGATTGGTTTTTTTGTGAAGTGTCTCGTATTGTTACTTTCTTACGGTCATCTAACAAAAGACAAGCTCTACTTCGGAATAAACAAGTTGCTCATTTTGCAAATCTAATTGAAAAAGAATTGGTGGAAATAG TGTTCAAAGATTTGGAAAGTGATAGTCATTCTAAAGGTGAACCAAAAAGTTTGTTACTTGTTATGCAAACTTTCGTTTTTGTGGTTATGTTGCACTTAATGGTTGagattttatctttgacaaataATTTGTCACAATCATTGCAAAAGGGGGATCAAGATATTGTGCATGCCATGGAACTTGTCCAAATATGCaagaaaaagttgcaagaatttagAGATGGTGGATGGGAAACACTTTATGAGCAAGTTGTGGCTTCTTGTGGTAATGTTGAAATTGATGTGCCTGACATGGAGTCTCGGTATGTGAAAGATAAGAAATCCAAACGACTTGCTCCTTTTGTTACAAATTTTcattatttcaaaaatgattgcTTCTTACATGTCATAGATGTGGTATTGAAAGAGTTGAATGATCGGTTTACACCTGAAAATACTGAGTTGATCAATTGTGTTGCTTGCTTGAGTCCTTGTTATTCATTTGAATCATTTGACGCTGAATCACTTATGAGATTGGCAAGATTTTACCCAAATGACTTTGAGGATCTTACAGATAAGGAATTGTCTAGTGAGTTGAAGACTTATATTGAGAGTGTCAAGATGGACGATCATTTTTCCAATTTGACTGGCATCTCGGAACTTTGTAGGACTCTTGTCGAACAAAGAAGCATAAGACATTTAG GGATGAAATATGTTAAGAATGAGTTAAGAAGTAGAATGGCTAATTCATGGCTAAATGATTGCTTAGTAAAATTTGTGGAGAAAGGGGTGTTTGATACAATCGATGATATGGGTATCATCAAGCGTTTCCAaggaatgaacaagagaagaatgCACTTACGATTACACTAG
- the LOC131611336 gene encoding zinc finger protein ZAT11-like — MKREREVDSITMANCLMLLSRGSEQFEATYSSTITSNDRVFECKTCNRQFSSFQALGGHRASHKKPRLMMGDNIDGQLLHTPPKPKSHECSICGLEFAIGQALGGHMRRHRASNMNNSNNTMSSSSGGGGGNSSFDSSQKMKGRKRVLLLDLDLNLTPFENDLEFLKIGKTTANLIDYLH; from the coding sequence atgaagagagaaagagaggttGATAGCATAACCATGGCAAATTGTTTGATGTTACTTTCTAGAGGAAGTGAACAATTTGAAGCTACTTATTCATCTACCATCACTTCAAATGATCGTGTGTTTGAATGCAAAACATGTAATAGACAATTCTCATCCTTTCAAGCACTTGGTGGCCATAGGGCAAGTCATAAGAAACCAAGGTTGATGATGGGAGATAATATTGATGGTCAATTGCTACATACACCCCCTAAACCTAAATCTCATGAGTGTTCTATTTGTGGATTGGAGTTTGCAATAGGACAAGCTTTAGGTGGTCATATGAGGAGACATAGAGCTTCAAATATGAATAACTCTAATAATACTATGAGTTCTAGTAGTGGTGGTGGGGGTGGGAATAGTAGTTTTGATTCTTCTCAAAAGATGAAAGGTAGAAAGAGAGTTTTGCTTTTGGATTTGGATTTGAATTTGACTCCTTTTGAGAATGATTTGGAGTTTTTGAAGATTGGAAAAACCACTGCaaatttgattgattatttgCATTGA